A segment of the Puniceicoccales bacterium genome:
TTTTATGGAGATCACTTTATTATTTTTTGGCTAAAGTTCATAGCAAGTGCTTATGTGGCGATGGTTATTTGCGGAGAGGCTGAATTTAGGCTAGGAAAAAAAGACCCAGGTTGTGTGATTTTAGATGAAATGGTGGCCATGCCGCTGTGTTTTATCGCCATTGGTGGGCTGAGAAAAAGACTTAGCATGTGGATCATTCTATTGAGTGGATTTTTATTATTTCGATTTTTTGATATCGTTAAGCCATTTGGTATAAAAAGGTTACAAAATTTTCACGGTGGCATTGGGATTGTAATTGACGATCTGTTGGCAGCCATTTATACGGCTTGTACATTACTATTTGCAGGAGAATTGCTTAGCTGACTGGTTAATAATTTGTCAATATTAAACAGTTAGTTCTTGACAAAATTGCATAAAACCTAAGGAATAAACATGGCCGTTGGATATAATTTTGTTAATTATGTTGCGTAGGAGGAAAGTTTGTGGAATGCAGTAGTGGAATTCTGATCAAGGATTTCTCAAAGCTGTCTTATTCATATCTTGTTGAAAAAAAACGAGATGGTGATGAATTTTTAGATGAAGAAATCAGGTATATTACCGATTCTATTTTGAATGGTAGGATTCCGGATCATCAATTGGCGGCTTTGGCCATGGCAATTTATTTTAAAGGAATGTCGCCTCAGGAGACTGCGGTTTTTGCCGAGGAGATGATGCTCACCGGTGATGTTTTTGAGCTGCCAAAGATAACCAGACCAAAGTTGGATCGATATGCCACTGGTGGTGTTGGTGATAAGGCTGGATTGATTTTGATTCCGCTGGCTGCTTCCTGTGGAATTGCTGTGCCGTCGATGGTAGGAGAAGAAGAGGGGTTTATTATAAGTGATGTGGATAAGCTGAGATCCATTCCTGGTTTTACGACGGATATTACCCATGAACAATTTGCGGAACAAGTGAAGAGCATTGGCTGTGCTATTATTGAGCAGTGTCAGCGCATTACGCCGATAAATAATATTTTATTTAAGCTAAGGAAGGAGACTGGTACTATTCCGAGCATTCCATTATTGACGGCGAGTTTGTTGAGCAAAAAATTTTCTGAGGGGGCCGAAGGTTTGATTGTGGATGCGAAGTGGGGTAATGGTGCCTATGTTCGAGATGTGGAAGATGCTAAGCAGCTGGGGCGAATGGTTACACGTGTGGCCCGATCAATGAATCGTAAGTGTGTTGCATTGGTAACTGATATGAATCAGCCATTGGGAGATTCGGTTGGCACTGGTTTGGAGTTGCAGGAAGTGTTGAGGATTCTTCGCGGTGAGTCGGATCCGAATCTCGATGAATTGATATTGAGGTTAGGCATGGAGATGGTTCGGCTGGCTGGAGTTGCTGGATCGACATTGTCTGCTAAGCAAATGATTCGTAGGCATTTAACTGATGGCACTGCGTTGAATAAATTGAAAGAATTGGTGGAAGCTCAGGGCGGAGATGGTTCCTATGTGACTGATCCGGATAAGTTTCCTAAGGCCAAGTATGTCAAGAAGTTACCTGCTTCCAAGCGTGGTTATGTCCATACCATAGATTCTGGCATGGTGGCCAAAGGTGTCCAGATTTTGGGGCGAAAAAAAGATGGTACCATAGATCATTCAGTCGGGGTGTCCGGCATCAAAAAGGTTGGTACACAAGTTAAACAAGGCGAAGCGCTTATGATGATTCATTACAATGATGAAATCAGCTTGGAATCTTCCATTGAACTGCTGAGAGCTGCCTATAGGTTAGCGCCGAAAAGACCTGTACAGAATGATCTAATTGTCGAGCGTGTGGCCTAGGTCATTCGGCTGATGGATGTTTCTTGACTACATGATGGCCATATATTTAGTTATGGAGTGTTGTTTGATCGAGATAAGCTGTTGGTGATTGCTGGGCCCTGTGTGATAGAGTCCGAAGGGTTGCTGCTGGATGTGGCCGAGAGGTTGGCTCAAATTGCTGAAAGTAATGATTCTATTCGATTGATATTCAAGGCTTCATTTGATAAAGCCAATAGAACTTCT
Coding sequences within it:
- a CDS encoding phosphatidylglycerophosphatase A; the encoded protein is MATLFIGEKIMAPGTMGSFLGLFWYTLFFYGDHFIIFWLKFIASAYVAMVICGEAEFRLGKKDPGCVILDEMVAMPLCFIAIGGLRKRLSMWIILLSGFLLFRFFDIVKPFGIKRLQNFHGGIGIVIDDLLAAIYTACTLLFAGELLS
- a CDS encoding thymidine phosphorylase, which encodes MECSSGILIKDFSKLSYSYLVEKKRDGDEFLDEEIRYITDSILNGRIPDHQLAALAMAIYFKGMSPQETAVFAEEMMLTGDVFELPKITRPKLDRYATGGVGDKAGLILIPLAASCGIAVPSMVGEEEGFIISDVDKLRSIPGFTTDITHEQFAEQVKSIGCAIIEQCQRITPINNILFKLRKETGTIPSIPLLTASLLSKKFSEGAEGLIVDAKWGNGAYVRDVEDAKQLGRMVTRVARSMNRKCVALVTDMNQPLGDSVGTGLELQEVLRILRGESDPNLDELILRLGMEMVRLAGVAGSTLSAKQMIRRHLTDGTALNKLKELVEAQGGDGSYVTDPDKFPKAKYVKKLPASKRGYVHTIDSGMVAKGVQILGRKKDGTIDHSVGVSGIKKVGTQVKQGEALMMIHYNDEISLESSIELLRAAYRLAPKRPVQNDLIVERVA